In the Klebsiella aerogenes KCTC 2190 genome, one interval contains:
- a CDS encoding glycosyltransferase family 4 protein produces the protein MSKFRLALVRQKYRPDGGAERFVSRALEALDSTNLELNVITREWQGPVKPDWHIHICNPRKWGRISRERGFANAARALWQSESFDLVQSHERIPGCDLYRAGDGVHRRWLQQRSRILPAWKSRLLFADRYHRYVMQAEREMYQDAHLRGVICNAEMIKQEIIEDFGLPADKIHVIYNAIDNQRFLPPGEETFAALRAKWQLPLKASCLIYVGSGFERKGLDAAIRAIAPTDRYLLVVGKDKEQNRYQQLAKSLNCEERVRFCGMQSETLPFYQMADGLLLPTLYDPFPNVILEAMACGLPVITTTGCGGAEFITEGDNGYVCDALDITALQQAVMALPTRALGSAEGARARERIMDCTSARLSTQLLSLYQDLVK, from the coding sequence ATGAGTAAATTCAGGCTGGCTCTGGTGCGGCAGAAGTATCGCCCCGACGGCGGCGCGGAGCGCTTTGTCTCCCGCGCGCTGGAAGCCCTCGACAGCACTAATCTGGAACTAAACGTCATCACCCGCGAGTGGCAAGGGCCGGTTAAACCGGACTGGCATATTCACATCTGTAACCCGCGCAAATGGGGGCGCATCAGCCGTGAACGCGGTTTCGCCAACGCCGCGCGCGCGCTCTGGCAGAGTGAATCATTCGATCTGGTGCAAAGCCATGAGCGTATTCCGGGTTGCGATCTGTACCGCGCCGGCGACGGCGTTCATCGCCGCTGGCTGCAACAGCGCTCGCGCATTTTACCGGCCTGGAAAAGCCGCCTGCTGTTTGCCGACCGCTACCACCGTTATGTGATGCAGGCGGAGCGCGAGATGTATCAGGACGCGCATCTGCGCGGGGTGATTTGCAACGCAGAGATGATCAAGCAGGAAATTATCGAAGACTTCGGCCTGCCGGCGGATAAAATCCACGTCATCTATAACGCTATTGATAACCAGCGGTTTCTGCCGCCTGGCGAAGAAACCTTTGCCGCATTACGCGCTAAATGGCAGCTACCGCTGAAAGCTAGCTGCCTGATTTATGTCGGTTCCGGCTTTGAACGCAAAGGGCTGGATGCGGCAATCCGCGCCATCGCCCCCACCGACCGTTATCTGTTGGTGGTCGGCAAAGACAAAGAACAGAACCGCTATCAACAGCTGGCAAAATCGCTGAACTGCGAAGAACGCGTGCGCTTCTGCGGCATGCAGTCTGAAACGCTACCGTTCTATCAGATGGCCGACGGACTGCTGCTGCCGACGCTGTATGATCCATTCCCGAATGTAATTCTGGAAGCGATGGCCTGCGGCCTGCCGGTTATCACCACCACCGGCTGCGGCGGCGCGGAGTTCATCACCGAAGGTGATAACGGCTACGTTTGCGACGCGCTGGATATTACCGCGTTACAGCAGGCGGTGATGGCGCTGCCAACGCGCGCGCTGGGCTCCGCTGAAGGCGCACGCGCCCGCGAACGAATTATGGATTGCACCAGCGCGCGACTGTCGACGCAGCTGCTTTCTCTCTATCAGGATCTGGTGAAATAA
- a CDS encoding glycosyltransferase, whose amino-acid sequence MRILFVIDGLPGGGAEKVVLTLAEHFLSQGEQVSLFSLRDVCDYPLPEGLDYQVIADRCRKPWRKLTELSRRARQLDRAIKQAEQHGRFDLVLSNLHKTDRIVARSRALQNRNVWFCLHGVFSTSYLGHRSGFDRWMKQQKIKRVYQGRNVVTVSDAVGKDLVEQFALRPAQLKTIYNPFDIAAIRAAAEAPADIPQGDYIIHVGRFHPGKRHDRLIEAYAQSGIDAPLVLLGQGKPEQEQRLRQLAQQLQVGDRVLFKGFQPNPLPWIKHARMLTLSSDSEGFGNVIVEALLLNTPVASTRCPGGVSEILRGELSRGLADLNSSALAQTMQSIYHSPPAIDSAALEKFSVESICQQYCQLRNA is encoded by the coding sequence ATGCGCATATTGTTTGTTATCGATGGCCTGCCGGGCGGCGGCGCGGAAAAAGTCGTGCTCACGCTGGCGGAACACTTTCTTAGCCAGGGCGAACAGGTATCGCTATTTTCGCTGCGCGACGTCTGCGATTATCCGCTGCCGGAAGGGCTCGATTATCAGGTTATCGCCGACCGCTGCCGCAAACCGTGGCGTAAGCTGACGGAACTCTCCCGCCGCGCGCGTCAGCTTGATCGCGCGATTAAACAAGCAGAACAGCATGGACGCTTCGATCTGGTACTGTCGAATCTGCACAAAACCGATCGCATTGTCGCCCGCAGCCGGGCATTACAGAATCGCAACGTTTGGTTCTGCCTGCACGGCGTTTTCTCAACCTCTTATCTTGGTCATCGCAGCGGTTTTGACCGCTGGATGAAGCAGCAGAAAATCAAGCGGGTATACCAGGGACGCAACGTGGTGACCGTTTCCGATGCGGTTGGAAAGGATTTGGTCGAGCAGTTCGCGCTGCGCCCGGCACAGCTTAAAACCATCTATAACCCGTTCGATATCGCCGCCATTCGCGCGGCGGCTGAGGCGCCGGCCGATATTCCCCAAGGGGACTATATTATCCACGTTGGCCGCTTCCATCCCGGTAAGCGCCATGACCGACTGATTGAAGCCTACGCGCAAAGCGGCATCGACGCGCCGCTGGTGCTGCTGGGACAGGGAAAACCGGAACAGGAACAGCGGCTTCGTCAACTAGCGCAGCAGTTGCAGGTCGGCGATCGGGTGCTGTTTAAAGGCTTTCAGCCCAACCCGCTACCATGGATTAAACATGCGAGAATGCTAACGCTCAGCTCCGACAGCGAAGGGTTTGGCAACGTTATTGTTGAAGCGCTACTGCTGAATACGCCGGTCGCCAGCACCCGCTGCCCTGGCGGGGTAAGCGAGATCCTTCGCGGCGAATTGTCCCGCGGTCTTGCCGACCTCAACAGTTCTGCGCTAGCCCAGACGATGCAAAGCATTTACCATAGCCCGCCGGCCATTGATTCCGCCGCGCTGGAAAAATTCAGCGTAGAGTCGATTTGCCAACAGTACTGTCAGTTGCGCAACGCCTGA
- a CDS encoding glycosyltransferase, translating to MSQTPLLSIVAAVYNGEKFLAQFFECLEQQQLASYELILVNDGSTDGSLAVIDQWKDRLQNVTVLEQENQGVSVARNTGMAAASGKYLAFPDIDDKFYPGMYRTLLEMAEKGNLDVATCNGRYVYESRDDIHPIFPPERLQSTGVLPGYVWLKQALDSRKFLHVTWLNIYRRDFINQHHFHFEPGLRHQDIPWTTEALLAAERVQYTSEQFYDYYIHSESVSHKPDNDDTLMRSARHYMKILEMLSAINQRYPDKVRHIPACRWQIAKEGLGIIHTFDCMKDESKKHIIIKEFFERGIWRLIWTNACTFRLRWRLGRRYLRIKRYLNAA from the coding sequence ATGAGTCAAACGCCTTTATTGAGCATCGTGGCCGCCGTGTATAACGGTGAAAAATTCCTTGCGCAATTCTTTGAATGCCTCGAACAGCAACAGTTGGCAAGCTATGAGCTGATCCTGGTGAACGATGGTTCTACCGACGGTAGCCTGGCAGTTATCGACCAATGGAAAGACAGGCTGCAGAACGTCACCGTGCTGGAGCAGGAGAATCAGGGCGTCTCGGTGGCGCGTAATACAGGTATGGCGGCGGCAAGCGGTAAATACCTCGCCTTCCCGGATATTGACGATAAGTTCTATCCCGGCATGTACCGCACGCTGCTGGAAATGGCGGAAAAGGGCAATCTTGATGTCGCGACCTGCAATGGCCGCTATGTGTACGAAAGCCGCGACGACATTCATCCGATTTTCCCGCCAGAACGCCTGCAGTCCACTGGCGTCCTGCCGGGTTACGTCTGGCTGAAGCAGGCGCTCGACTCGCGTAAGTTCCTGCACGTCACCTGGTTGAACATCTATCGCCGCGATTTTATTAACCAGCACCATTTCCACTTTGAGCCGGGCCTGCGCCATCAGGATATTCCCTGGACGACGGAAGCGTTACTGGCCGCCGAGCGTGTGCAGTACACCAGCGAGCAATTTTACGACTATTACATTCACTCGGAATCGGTGTCGCATAAGCCAGACAACGACGATACGCTGATGCGCTCAGCGCGCCATTATATGAAGATCCTCGAGATGCTCAGCGCCATCAACCAGCGCTATCCAGACAAGGTACGGCACATTCCCGCCTGCCGCTGGCAGATAGCCAAAGAAGGGTTGGGGATTATCCATACCTTCGACTGCATGAAAGATGAGTCGAAAAAGCATATTATCATTAAAGAATTCTTCGAACGCGGCATCTGGCGCCTGATCTGGACTAACGCCTGCACGTTCCGTTTACGCTGGCGTCTGGGACGCCGCTATTTGCGCATAAAGCGCTATCTCAACGCCGCATAG
- the waaA gene encoding lipid IV(A) 3-deoxy-D-manno-octulosonic acid transferase: MELLYTTLLYLIQPLVWLRLLLRSRKAPAYRKRWAERYGFCQNKVVPDGILLHSVSVGETLAAIPLVRALRHRYPSLPITVTTMTPTGSERAMSAFGKDVHHVYLPYDLPCAMNRFLNSVQPKLVIVMETELWPNMVAALHKRKIPLVIANARLSERSAKGYAKLGGFMRRLLSRITLIAAQNEEDGNRFLALGLKRNQLAVTGSLKFDISVTPELAARAVTLRRQWAPHRKVWIATSTHDGEEQIILQAHKKLLETFPDLLLILVPRHPERFGDARDMVQKAGMSFTMRSTGEIPSNSTQVVIGDTMGELMLLYGIADLAFVGGSLVERGGHNPLEPAAHAIPVLMGPHTFNFKDICAKLQQDDGLITVTDADSLVREVSTLLTDEDYRLWYGRHAVEVLHQNQGALSRLLQLLQPYLPQRSH; this comes from the coding sequence TTGGAATTGCTTTATACCACCCTACTCTACCTCATTCAGCCGCTGGTGTGGCTGCGACTGCTGCTGCGCAGCCGTAAGGCCCCGGCATACCGTAAACGCTGGGCTGAACGTTATGGCTTCTGTCAAAACAAGGTAGTGCCGGATGGCATTCTGCTGCACTCCGTCTCCGTCGGTGAAACGCTGGCGGCGATCCCGTTAGTACGCGCGCTACGTCATCGCTATCCTTCACTGCCGATCACCGTCACCACCATGACGCCAACCGGCTCAGAGCGCGCGATGTCTGCCTTCGGTAAAGATGTTCATCACGTCTATCTGCCGTATGACCTACCCTGCGCCATGAACCGTTTCCTCAACAGCGTACAGCCGAAACTGGTCATCGTGATGGAAACCGAGCTGTGGCCGAACATGGTCGCTGCGCTGCACAAACGTAAAATCCCGCTGGTTATCGCTAACGCACGCCTATCAGAGCGTTCCGCGAAAGGCTATGCCAAACTCGGCGGCTTCATGCGCCGCCTGTTAAGCCGTATTACGCTTATCGCCGCGCAAAATGAAGAGGACGGCAACCGCTTCCTCGCGCTCGGCCTTAAACGTAACCAACTGGCGGTGACCGGCAGCCTGAAATTCGATATTTCCGTCACCCCGGAACTGGCGGCCCGCGCCGTTACCCTGCGTCGCCAATGGGCGCCGCACCGTAAAGTGTGGATAGCCACCAGCACTCACGACGGCGAAGAACAAATCATCCTGCAGGCACATAAAAAACTGCTGGAAACCTTCCCCGACCTGCTGCTGATCCTCGTGCCGCGCCATCCGGAACGCTTCGGCGACGCCCGCGACATGGTGCAAAAAGCCGGGATGAGCTTCACGATGCGCAGCACCGGTGAAATTCCGTCTAACAGCACTCAGGTGGTGATTGGCGATACCATGGGCGAATTGATGCTGCTCTACGGCATTGCCGACCTGGCGTTCGTCGGCGGCAGCCTGGTTGAACGCGGTGGACACAACCCGCTCGAACCCGCCGCCCACGCTATTCCGGTGCTAATGGGTCCGCACACCTTCAACTTTAAAGATATCTGCGCCAAGCTGCAGCAGGACGATGGCCTGATCACCGTCACGGACGCCGACTCGCTGGTCAGAGAGGTTTCTACCCTGCTGACGGACGAAGATTATCGACTGTGGTACGGTCGCCACGCGGTGGAAGTACTGCATCAAAACCAGGGCGCGCTGTCGCGTCTGCTACAGTTATTGCAACCCTACCTGCCGCAGCGGAGCCACTAA
- a CDS encoding glycosyltransferase family 2 protein, translating to MSTRLSVVMIVKNAADLLADCLASVSWADEVVVLDSGSTDNTVELARSLGAQVYSNTDWQGYGIQRQRAQDYATHDWVLMIDTDERVTPELKESILKVLDAPQRGVIYSIARRNYFLGRFMRHSGWYPDRVMRLYERARYRYNDNLVHESLDSLGAEVVPLSGDLLHLTCRDFSGFQQKQLAYAAAWALERHQKGKKTSMAGIFSHTLGAFVKTLLLRGGVLDGKQGWLLAVVNAQYTFNKYTELWALSRGYSEKV from the coding sequence ATGTCGACCCGACTCTCCGTCGTGATGATCGTCAAAAACGCCGCCGACCTGCTCGCCGATTGCCTGGCGTCGGTAAGCTGGGCGGATGAAGTGGTGGTGCTGGACTCCGGCAGTACCGACAATACCGTCGAACTGGCCCGTAGCCTCGGTGCCCAGGTCTATAGCAACACCGACTGGCAAGGCTACGGCATTCAGCGCCAGCGCGCGCAAGATTACGCCACTCACGACTGGGTGCTGATGATTGATACCGACGAGCGCGTTACGCCTGAGCTGAAAGAGTCTATCCTCAAGGTACTGGACGCGCCGCAGCGCGGCGTTATCTATAGCATCGCCCGGCGTAACTACTTCCTCGGGCGCTTTATGCGCCACAGCGGCTGGTATCCCGATCGGGTGATGCGCCTGTACGAACGCGCGCGTTACCGCTATAACGATAATCTGGTGCATGAATCTCTGGATAGCCTCGGCGCCGAAGTCGTGCCGCTCAGCGGCGATCTGCTGCACCTGACCTGTCGCGATTTCTCCGGCTTCCAGCAGAAACAGCTCGCCTATGCCGCGGCCTGGGCGCTTGAGCGCCATCAGAAGGGCAAGAAGACCTCGATGGCGGGGATTTTCAGCCATACGCTGGGCGCCTTCGTGAAAACGCTGCTGCTGCGCGGCGGCGTACTGGATGGAAAACAGGGTTGGCTGCTGGCGGTAGTCAATGCGCAATACACGTTTAATAAATACACCGAGCTGTGGGCACTCAGCCGCGGCTACTCGGAGAAAGTGTAA
- the coaD gene encoding pantetheine-phosphate adenylyltransferase: MGTKAIYPGTFDPITNGHIDIVTRAAGMFDKVLLAIAASPSKKPMFSLDERIALAEQATAHLVNVEVIGFSDLMANFARAQQANILIRGLRAVADFEYEMQLAHMNRHLMPTLESVFLMPCKEWSFISSSLVKEVARHQGDVSHFLPPNVHQALLNKLK; this comes from the coding sequence ATGGGCACAAAAGCGATCTATCCGGGCACCTTTGACCCTATCACCAACGGCCATATCGATATCGTCACCCGCGCGGCGGGTATGTTTGATAAGGTTTTGCTGGCCATCGCCGCCAGCCCGAGCAAAAAACCAATGTTTAGCCTCGATGAACGCATTGCGCTGGCGGAGCAGGCAACGGCGCATCTGGTCAACGTTGAGGTGATTGGCTTCAGCGATTTGATGGCCAATTTCGCCCGCGCGCAGCAGGCGAATATTTTAATTCGCGGCCTGCGGGCAGTGGCGGATTTCGAATATGAAATGCAGCTGGCGCACATGAACCGCCATTTGATGCCCACGCTGGAAAGCGTGTTCCTGATGCCGTGCAAAGAGTGGTCGTTTATCTCTTCATCGCTGGTTAAGGAAGTGGCGCGCCACCAGGGCGACGTCTCCCACTTCCTGCCGCCTAACGTACATCAGGCGCTGTTAAATAAGCTGAAGTAG
- the mutM gene encoding bifunctional DNA-formamidopyrimidine glycosylase/DNA-(apurinic or apyrimidinic site) lyase, with amino-acid sequence MPELPEVETSRRGIEPHLVGANILHAVVRNGRLRWPVSEEIYRLSDEPVLSVRRRAKYLLLELRHGWIIIHLGMSGSLRILSEEQPAEKHDHVDLVLSNGKVLRYTDPRRFGAWLWTKELDGHPVLAHLGPEPLSDEFNADYLQQRCAKKKTAIKPWLMDNKLVVGVGNIYASESLFSAGIHPDRLASSLSHQECEWLVKMIKLVLLRSIEQGGTTLKDFLQSDGKPGYFAQELQVYGRKGEPCRICGTPIIASKHAQRATFYCRQCQK; translated from the coding sequence ATGCCTGAATTACCTGAAGTCGAAACCAGCCGTCGCGGCATTGAGCCGCATCTGGTGGGCGCTAACATCCTGCATGCCGTAGTGCGCAACGGGCGCCTGCGTTGGCCAGTATCCGAAGAGATTTACCGCCTCAGCGACGAACCGGTGCTGAGCGTGCGCCGACGCGCCAAATACCTGCTGCTGGAGCTGCGTCACGGCTGGATCATTATTCATCTTGGTATGTCTGGCAGCCTGCGCATCCTCAGTGAGGAGCAGCCGGCTGAAAAACACGACCACGTCGACCTGGTGCTGAGCAACGGTAAAGTACTGCGCTATACCGATCCTCGCCGCTTTGGCGCCTGGTTATGGACTAAAGAGCTGGATGGTCATCCGGTGCTGGCGCATCTCGGCCCGGAGCCGCTAAGCGATGAATTCAACGCCGACTATCTCCAGCAGCGTTGCGCGAAGAAGAAAACCGCCATTAAACCCTGGCTGATGGATAACAAGCTGGTGGTGGGCGTGGGCAATATCTACGCCAGCGAATCGCTGTTTTCCGCCGGGATCCATCCCGATCGGCTGGCCTCGTCGCTCTCGCATCAGGAATGCGAGTGGTTAGTGAAGATGATTAAGCTGGTGCTGCTGCGCTCGATTGAGCAGGGTGGAACGACGCTGAAGGATTTCCTGCAAAGCGACGGTAAACCGGGATATTTCGCCCAGGAACTGCAGGTATATGGCCGCAAAGGCGAGCCGTGCCGGATCTGCGGCACGCCGATTATCGCCAGCAAACACGCTCAGCGCGCGACCTTTTATTGCCGCCAGTGTCAGAAGTAG
- the rpmG gene encoding 50S ribosomal protein L33: MAKGIREKIKLVSSAGTGHFYTTTKNKRTKPEKMELKKYDPVVRQHVIYKEAKIK; encoded by the coding sequence ATGGCTAAAGGTATTCGTGAGAAAATCAAGCTGGTTTCTTCCGCTGGTACTGGTCACTTCTATACCACCACGAAGAACAAGCGTACCAAACCGGAAAAAATGGAACTGAAAAAGTACGATCCGGTTGTACGTCAGCACGTTATCTACAAAGAAGCTAAAATCAAATAA
- the rpmB gene encoding 50S ribosomal protein L28, producing the protein MSRVCQVTGKRPVTGNNRSHALNATKRRFLPNLHSHRFWVESEKRFVTLRVSAKGMRVIDKKGIDTVLSELRARGEKY; encoded by the coding sequence ATGTCCCGAGTCTGCCAAGTTACTGGCAAGCGTCCGGTGACCGGTAACAACCGTTCCCACGCACTGAACGCGACTAAACGCCGTTTCCTGCCGAACCTGCACTCTCACCGTTTCTGGGTTGAGAGCGAGAAGCGTTTTGTCACCCTGCGCGTATCTGCTAAAGGTATGCGTGTAATCGATAAAAAAGGCATCGATACAGTTCTGTCTGAACTGCGTGCCCGTGGCGAAAAGTACTAA
- the radC gene encoding RadC family protein: MDIQESLMPREKMLRDGIETLSDVELLALFLRTGTRTQDVLTFSHSLLQRFGSLYGLLSAEIEQFADIDGIGIAKYAQLKGIAELARRYFSLRMREEPSLVTPLMTREFLQSQLADEEREIFMAIFLDNQNRVLKHSRLFSGTLSHVEVHPREIVREAIKVNAAAVILAHNHPSGSPEPSKSDKLMTDRVVKCCRFMEIRVLDHLIIGRGAYVSFAERGWI, translated from the coding sequence ATGGATATACAGGAATCATTGATGCCGCGGGAAAAAATGCTGCGCGACGGTATTGAAACGTTGAGCGACGTTGAGCTGCTGGCGTTGTTTTTGCGTACCGGTACGCGTACCCAGGATGTACTGACATTTTCACACAGCTTGCTACAGCGCTTCGGTTCGCTGTACGGGCTGTTATCGGCTGAGATAGAACAATTTGCAGATATCGACGGTATCGGCATTGCGAAATATGCGCAACTTAAAGGTATTGCCGAGCTGGCGCGGCGTTATTTTAGCCTGCGGATGAGAGAGGAACCGTCGCTGGTCACGCCGCTCATGACGCGAGAATTTTTACAAAGCCAGCTCGCCGATGAAGAGCGGGAGATCTTTATGGCGATCTTTTTAGATAATCAGAACCGGGTATTGAAACATAGCCGCCTTTTTTCTGGTACTCTTAGCCACGTAGAGGTGCATCCGCGAGAAATTGTACGCGAAGCAATCAAAGTGAACGCCGCCGCGGTGATCCTTGCCCATAATCATCCTTCAGGTAGTCCTGAACCGAGTAAGTCGGATAAGTTGATGACCGACAGGGTGGTTAAGTGTTGTAGATTCATGGAGATACGCGTGCTTGATCATCTGATTATTGGCCGCGGCGCGTACGTCTCTTTTGCCGAACGTGGCTGGATTTAG